The Crassostrea angulata isolate pt1a10 chromosome 1, ASM2561291v2, whole genome shotgun sequence nucleotide sequence aCATTTGTAAAATTCCGTTGCGGGTCTCTGTTACTTATCTTGTTATTTAGCTGTGCTTCTCTAAAACTTTTTAATTGACTTTTCACTTCAAGTAATGGCAatcaacattttcatttatcCATTTTGTATCAGTCAGATGCAGACTTTTTTAAATAGTAAACTATTGGCATTCACAACGATTTACTTTCTTATTTAAGGTATCCGAACATCATTTCTGCTACAGCAAGCCGGACTACGCAGAGCAAAAATATCCCCGATTTCCATCTAATAATGTTCTATCGGCCATGAAATTAAATCTCGATGTAAAGCATCTACAATTTCAGTACATTGCAAATGGTTCTGGTCTTTTTATCAATTACCCAGCAACAAAGCTGACGGATTGTGACACGTATGATCCTAGATTCAGGTATGAATGGAAAGGCTAATCATAACAagtttaatgaatataaaagtacaatttaaaaaaatatgaatgctGATATTCCATCATCAACAAAAAGTAAACTAAACAATGTTTGAAGaagttgataattttttgaatttttattatgcTTATTTAGAGTTTCAGTTTGTGagtttatattaaatgcaatCTTACTGATAATTCATACCATTTTCAGCTTGGGacaacactttttaaaattacaaataaaacgtTTTAGGCAAATTTGCAAAAATCTagtttaaaaattgcaaaattgtcGTTAGAAACTATTTATGGGACCTCTCTTTGTACTCAGAGCAACAAGAAGGCCTTTGTTTGTCGTGCTCTCCTATTTATTGTGCATTATTAATCGTACCAAATGTCAGGTCGAATAAAATAGGAAATACCATGTTAATCATTAACATGTTTTAATTATGGGGATGTCCGGCTGTCCTGCACATGTGCACAGATggaacaattaaaaataaatcttgagCTGACTCATTTATACCAATATCTGACCAAAATAACTGTTGTCaagatttaaagaaatcaaTAGATATAAGGTTCTACATGCGTTTTGCAAGCATATTGTGCACACAAATGCAGAATTATGCTTTTTTAATCCAGTGCACAGAAGCAAGCCAATAAATGTACAAGAAATGTTTACGTTTTGGTCATCAATTCACAAGATTACTTGACATCCCCCTTTACgttcaaaatttatttactaaaatgattgtttaaaaGAGGTACACGAAATCCAGAAAAAGGCgaacaaaattgaattgctTAGATGAACAAGATTTTCGCTACGTCAAAATCAGGTAATTTAGGGTTACCTAAATTCTCTGTTGTGTTCGACGATTAAGGTAATATTGTGCAAGTCTGAGAATGCTTTGTACACGAGGATTGAAAAAACAACCGAAGAAAGCTTTAGAAATTTCAACACCGGTTtattcaacaattatttgcactATTACATACGTACAGATATCTCAATTTCAAAAGAACGCGTTTAAATTAgtcgatatttttttatgtatgcattttGTCATTTCGTATGCTAAAGAAAATTGATGGTCTTTAAACCAGGTAGTTCAAATTTGGAGAGAGTAATTTAGTTAATTGCAGCATAAGTcctgttttttaaaaatgtattgaagccaatttgatttaaaaaaggaTCCTATGTCAATAAACAGACCAATAAAACAATAAACTGGGAATCCTCTCATCAGActgaatatattaaataataaaaaatgtttactttttcgatcaatttaaaaagtataaacttTTTATACACCAGGCACAACAGTAAATATACTGGCggtgtaccagttatcggctataattttacgttttcttttcgtgtttccttatttcttgatatatttgaataagacttgacatactttaaatgGTGAACttcttatttatcaatctgttataTATTCGTTTTGTTTGGAAATTTTATATgcattgatattatatgtcaaatcaaagaagggatataataacgtaacACAAAAAGGTCATATTCtgtttttaacttattacgtcactttccccacagctgaaagtgcaaagatgtaaatcagcggtaaacagtGATCGTTAAagctcatgtttaaaacatattcaagaaagttttcaagcaaacttactttacTTTATTCGAATTAGACGACCgaattaaaaaatctcggaTAGGTGcatgctataaacccgaaccctcagtttagccgataactgatcttagccgataactggtacagtccAGTACACACAGGCAAAACAAAATTACAATCTATGATAAGCCAAAACACAAACATCAATTCTCATTTTAACTACTGATATGCTCGGGTAATATTAGGTAAATGTGTATCTTATGGCAAAACGTTGAGAATTATAAGATGTTTCAGCGAGAAATAAATGGCTACATGGCTACGTCCAAAATTTTAGTCATGTAAAATTTCTGTATTTATCATGTAGAATGTACATGTGTGGAAAGGAATATGTCTCTCTGTATCCATAAAAATTAGGAATGAAAATAAATCCGGTGGAAGAATGTTGTCTTTTCTTCTAAATCTGACAAAAGAACATAATGTTTACGCTTAAAtccacaaaaaaaaagaaaacccattttgtatttttttcgaaaaacaacaacaaatgattttatgtattaaattcattgatattaaattttttttcacagacccctgatataaactttattttttagttactatttattttcatttaacattttttttcttaacggATTAATTCAACCTTGATGCTTTTAAATTTCTTAACATTAAGATAGAGTAATAAAAAGGTGAATGCAAAGAGAAAGTAAGAAAATAAAAGGCGGGAAACAAAGAATATAGACTTCTGACTATCTTAGGGGtcagattaattatttaaataattttaattaattaattaatacagAATACCTTCAAGGTTTTTACTGGTAACTACTGTATTTTATAGACCCTTCTATGTGTCCACCACAACTGCCGTTCCTCGGGACGTCGTTGTAGCTTTAGACATCTCTAATTCCATGAGAGGAGAAAAACTCAATGAAGCTAGACGGGCCGTTCTAACAGTTATGGAAACACTGAGCGTCAAGGATAATGTGGGTTTTAACTATTGATAAAGAAgtcttatttttattatcaatataaaatttataaaagacAGGAGAATGTTTGATTTGATGATAACATCACAAGttcaataaacaaatataaaatggaatctttaaatttataattaaatgctGCTTCTCTAATGAATATAGTTTTGTGAAGCATCTTACTAATGTTTTAACTGACTAAGTGCTAGTGTTTATGTTTATCTCTGAACAGTTTGGAGTGGTTGTTTTCAATGACGAAGCTAAAACCTTGGACGGATGCTATGAAAATCAACTTGTTCCTGCTACCAGCACcactaaaaagaaattcaaagatTTTCTGTCATCACAAAGTGGAGACGGTGGTGCAGACTTTGACGCTGCACTGCGTAAAGCGTTTATGTATTTCAAAGCAAACTCAAGTGTGGAGAGAAACAGTCGAGGTTAGTGCATGCTTGAAACTGAGCATCTACTTTGATCTTTATGTAGCagggtcaatcaaaaatacgaagacaaagTGGTTCTATaccataaaatttttataagtaaaaacTTACAGATTGATCTGGGCACCAACATTTATTATTCTAATGCCGTGTTGTCAACTTTATAGTCAACTTTAAAAAgtactatctgtctttagttactaatttCTATTCAACAAACAATCTATTTTGTCATTATTTGTGTGTCATGACAATATGTAATTTTGAGTTTCAGTTATATTAAGTTTAAAATCTAATTTATAAAAGGATATATTACTATCGACAACATattgtttattgttgacatGAATTTTTGCTGGATTAGATTCCATATAGaatcttaaaaataaagaaatatatgaatttttgtgGTTTCAAAATGGTTGAAACTATTGCTGAATAATATCTACCAGATTTAGTTATAGTATGACGGTGAGTAAAATAGCTATTGCAAACGTAttcgtatttattttattgaccCTCGTAGCAGATAAAATCAGATAAAATCGGAGAGTTCCCTTGTTAGTAAAAACGTtaagttcattaaaaaaataacagaatatcACTTATTTATTTTGATGCAAATCTTTCTTTTCgaaaatggttttaaaacaattttggaGATATATCAAAAACACGATATGATTATAGTGGTTGTTTGTGAAAGGGTTTAGCGGTTGCCTGCTTAAGCAAGTGTATTATTTTGGAACACTCCGGCTTCCCCCTACATTAATGACCACCAACTTTAGCATACATGCCAACAAACGAAATCAATATAAGTTGAACAACTTGTTTATCAGTCGTTTAGTAAAGTTCAGTAAAACTCGATAAATTGTCATGCAAAGTTTAATGTTAATAAACTTTATTAAACCTTATTAATAAGTTTTAAATATCTCTTAAAATAATAGGAAAATGTATCTATTTCATATTGATGCAGGAATGCAGGGGAAGAAAAAGATAGTTTACATGTATGACATTTTTACAGATCAGATTCTATTGTTTTTGACTGGCGGGGAAAATATAAAAGGAAGCCCCCTGGAAACTATACGAGATGAAAACGAGGCGCTACAAAACCGGGTCGTTATCCACACGTTTGGCATTGGTACAGGTAAATCTTACATGCAGACTTTACACATGTCCGCTGGTAATGGTAGGAGAgtaaatgcaaaaaaaaccccaacaaaacAAATCGTTAAAACTATCCTAAGTAAAGAAGGACACAGGTTAATGATATTTTAGTGGCAAATGGTTAGACATATTGTGGTAAAACACTTCATGTGAGTGTATTGtaattgttttgataatgaTTACATTCTATGATTATAGCCATATGTATAAAGTTGTCTGGATACACCTTCCTTGAAAATTTTTTCGGTAATGAATCTCAATaccttgtttaaattttttttttaaactaaggTAATCATTCAATACAGTAGATCTTTACACTGATTCTTAGCTCATtttaataaggaataaggaatcattctttgagtattatgggGTGAtcattttggtcggggcgtgatcaaatccaataaagcccgaagggctttatgatagatttgatcacgccccggcCGAaaatatcacctcataatattcaaagaatgattccttatttcttatatttatataattttaaatcgtacaattaaatctttaactataaataagcaaaccccgccggcgcctcaatttggcgtcatttgtattatgggttatatagtgcaaaatcgatacgtagtgttacatgtatcacagacaaagacactgggtgatgtaaatataaacagatAAGCATCTAACGctctaattttttaatttgtttttgtcaatttatgTTGTTTGTAGAAATGGGTATTGCTGAAAGGGAACTGTTAAAAAATATGGctgaacagaaaatgaacaataACTCTTATGGATATGTGAAGGTAAAATGTGATTGAGTAAAACACAAGCACTATTTCTTCAAGTTAAACTGTTAAGACGACTTTCAGTTAGGCAGGGGTTAAGCAGACAGTCTTCAATCACTTGTGTATGGATGTTTATGCAGTATTCTAGTATTGATATTGGCAACAAATACAAAAGGGGAAAACTTTATTACATTTAACGAACTCTGAATAACCTTTGACGTTTGTACCGTCAATTACTAGTTTTAAACGCCTGGATTCATTCTTAGATCGGGAAACCAGTTTTTCCTGAGAACCTGAAATCTCTCCGTGAGGCAATGGGAACCTACTATGATTATTTCAGCGTACCCATTTCAACGCATCCCACCTATACACAGCCTTACAAAGATTTTTTCACCAACGGTAATATTTGCCATACTTAAGCTTGCATCTTTTTTTCAAACCGAAAATTCCATGACTAACTACATCGATGAAAAATgcaaagcaattaaaattaaaaagtgaGGTCTTGAGGTTTAAATAAAGCTGTACTTTTTATTAATTGCACAGAAAAAATCATCACGGGTTGTCTGCCTTTTGCAATTAACAATGCTTTTTCTGGAGTTGTGTGCGCGGATATCTTACTAAGCGAACTGGTTGCAGAGattttatatatcaaacaaGAGGAGTTGTCTTATGCATTTATCATTGATGGCGATGAACGAACAATAGTTCACCCCCTTCTCCCTGACCCTCGTGACGTCAAAGCAACGGACCAGGACATCAACAACATCTACAATTTTGAAACTTCTGGTGATGTGTTCCAAATCATCGACTCCATGAAAAAGAAAGTATTATTATGAAAGAGTCTTCAGAATTGTTAGAGAACTTAAATATATGCAACTTGCCTTTTCTTTATCAACAAAAAGGAAAAAGgagaattttgatattttttaatttaattaatgaccaattttcaaaatttatacaacaaaaaaattgaccTCTCTTCAATCTTTAACCAGAAATAATTGGTAAATTACATAAGTATGTTATGATTTCACAGAAGTTCAAAAGGTCAGAAAAACTTAGTAACATCAATCATAGAAGGCAGAGGTGAAAAATACTTGGACGGCAGCACCAAAATAACTCTTAAAGCTGTTTACTATTGGACCCCGGTAAGAAAAAACACTcttataaacaaacaaacaaacacccccccccccccccacatacACGTTTTAATTTTGGTCCACTTGATTCTACTGTCAAAGAGCTTTGGTCAATACATTACCGGTCAGACCCAACCAAataccagagtaaaccccaacttaaCCCAGGTTTTATTTTCTGGGTTACTTTGGGTTTATGGGTTTACTCTGGACCAATTTtggaaaatttgggtccacttggggtttactttcggTTTACAATGGGTTTACTTAAGAATTGCATTTGGggtcaactgtacgcactgaAGAATGAAGCAgacatgtattttatcttaccatcttaCTGCTTGTAATTCTTGCCCCTTGTATATAACGAATATATATGTTGCGTTTGCTTTCAATGGTTATACTTCtgattggggtttactttctgtgttCACTTTCGTTTAACTTTGGTTTTCCTCTTGGTTTActttgggtccactctagtaaatccggagtaaacccagagtaaatcAGAAGGTAAAACCAGGGTTCACTTGGGGTTTCCTTTGTGTTAttttgggtctgatcggtaatGTATCTTAATAAgtacaacatatacatgtacatattttttttgcagattGTTGCTCCAGGAAGCAATCTTTCTCTGTGCATTGTGGTGGAACAAAACAACACCGTGGCGGATATAGATTTTACACCTCAGCCCTCGTCTGGAGACTTCCTCTATCATCGATGGGATTTGAACCAGTGGCCGGCTCCATTCTGCAGACACTTTAATAGATATGCAACTCAAGGTGTGTTAAAAATCACAAAGAATATAGTAAAACTCAGTTAAAGCGAAGTCCTAAGGACTTATGGGATTACTTCgatatatccgtaattcgttatatccgtataacgaatccattaaaatatctataatgaattcaatatatacaaattttctttcaccagactatattttttgctaattgaggcttaaaataaaaatacattacttagaTACATTTAAAAACTGGATtgtgaattgataaaaatatatgaaaatatgttcattcaaactattttgtGAAATGGTAGTGCTCACTTTTTTTAtctgtaaagaaattcgttataaaggtATTAATATAgcattaattgatttatttttgacgtcgtcgtgtcaataactgccgtcaggtgagcagacaaattgaataacgcgcgttatcgcgttatgataattgtgtctgctcacctgacggcagttattgacacgacgacgtcaaaaataaatcatttaatgcttatatttacattcccttactgaagaaatcaattgtttatttaaataaatggatataaagtgcagatcacggagagagtgaataagtaacagcaagaacagctgttttgtaaaaccggtttaaactggttttcacatagactgttgagataagatcgacgagcatgaaaatataatccatgataaataactcttgaaatgttgcttttaacaataaagtccacttttttgttgaataattaaaaaacatggtgttttgacaacattcatgaaatacattttttaactgataacatataaatcactgtttgagaagtacttatgtaaattactcgtaaattcatacgcagtgaataggtgttgcatttagaggcatttaaacatcacggaatttaatggaaaaacacagtagaatgtaaatatatttcgtTATTATTCGCCTATAGGGACTCGAAATCAGTTGGCTATGTCCATAAATTCGCTAATCCTAATTGGTTATAACCGTAAAAATTAGCAAAGATTTGTTGagaattttaccggggactTAAAataacttcgctatatccgagaattcgctataaccgtgttcgTATTAAACGAGTTTGTATTTTGTTGATCTTATACTTTTAACCCTATTATATGTACAATGCATCCAACAGCAAAATGTACGGTAAAGCTAACACCAGACGCTTTCACTGAGGCGTATTCATACACTGGAGTCAAGGAAACAGAAGTCAGAGTAAAACAGTATAAGGACTACTTGTCTGGAGATATTTTCACGAACCCAGGACTAAAAGTAAaacaccatatatatatatatatatatatatatatatatatatatatatatatatatatatatatatatatatatatatataattgatctATGTGAGAACACTTATGATTAGTGTTGAAGATAGTAAATGTTAGCAATCATTTAGCATACctttttgttgaaataaaatgaatatagatGCGTTGGGTTGATATCATATTTCGGgattacatgtaataccttTAAAAAGCCAGTTATTAGTACTCAcgtataaataaaaacattaactttATAAGACGTCATTATTATTTAGATACACTTTCTTATATTAAACGTTTAAGTAATTTCACAGGCATCAGCAGTGAAATCCATACGGTTAACTTACCCAATAGAAAAATTCTGGACGACGATTTCAAGGAAAGAGGCTCCGTATCTTGTGTGGCGTTACGTTGCGACTCAAAACGGCGTGATGAGAAATTACCCAGGGATACGACTAACGGATGACTACGATTACAAGCTTAGACCGTGGTAGGTGTCTTCTAAGTTCAGGTTAAAGAGAGATTTATTTATAATctctaaatatgaaattaaaagtcAGGTACGGAGTGTAATTGTAAGTGGAAACAACTGTCCATCGACTGATGTTAGAATGGAATTCATTTTGAGGTTATATGTATGCAATATTTTCCTCTTAATGGGTTACTAGATTGGTgtggaattttattttcaagaatgTTTTTATATTGTTGGATTTGCTTTATTTATGCAAAGGCATTATCAAGAGTATAAAGGTGTttcttacatatatttttacgtaaataatataaaacaattaaaatcctCTTACAGGGACAATTGTTATAaagttaataattttgttaacaaGGTATCATCGAACAGTTGCACAGAAGTTACTTAATGTTGTGTCGGCCCCGTATGAAGACGCTTGGGGTGCGGGGAAGGTTATTTCTCTAACAAAGACAGTATTTACAAGGTGAAGAAGTGATAAATCAAGAATGCTTATAGAATCACGATATCAACTTAAAAATAATCCAACAGTTCTATTTAAGGATTACCATGTTTCTGTCATGTATTGTTACAGAGGTGCAACACATGAAAGGAAGATTGAAGCAATTTTAGGTACCGACCTttcaatatattatttcaatcaaCTGCTTGAAGATAAATATCCCATTTGTGCAAACAAGACTAGCTACAAGTAAGAATTTTATGTTCCTCTGAAATATTGTCAGTTTTTTTTTGCTATGTAAAAGAATAATATGGATTATACCTAAGATTCTATGTATCTATAACAAAGCAAAgtttgtattgtttttaattgaaagattgacattttctttctttgtgTTATATTAATATCcgtctctttctttctctcacCTTTAGTTGTATTGTGATAGACAACAGTGGGTTCCTTGTTATGCACCCACATTTTATAGAAACAAAATCCTTAAAGGGGCAGGTTCACATAGCCTATCTGGTAAGGACATACACAATTACCATACGTCAACGAGGGATTTTACCAACTTACTTGTCTCAATAtctgaaaatattatattatccTAAGCGATTTCAATTTcaatcaatgtttaaaaaaaagtcttttaTTCAATTTGAGCCTTGTTATAGAGAGTTTTCCTTAATCTTTTTAtctacaaatatttttcttctatCCTTTCTCATCTCGTAATAGAAATTCTACAAATTAACAAGCAGAAAATTATTCTTaatcaaatatgtaaaaaaagatCAAGCTTTTGTAAATTTCACAGAATAACATTTAAAATCGAgcaatgttgtttttaaagataGAAAGTGGATGAGGCGAAAGCTAAATAATTGGTATGCACAAGAAACAAGTAAACAAAGAGCGAAGAGGTTATGAGAAtataataaaatgcattttaatgaATCTTTCAAAGAATATGTTATACGATAGCATTTTGAATacatttaagtttttttcttccTGACAAactaatatttcatttaaatttattgaCGTTTATATCTGCAAAGCAAAATGTCAGAATTAAAATTGTGTAGCTTAAAGGTGAACTATTATACATTAGGTTGATAAAATAAAACGCTGACAGCTTTCGTTTACGTGAATGAGCTTTTGTATTGTTAAAGCTATCGCCAAGTGAAGTTAAATATAATACGTTCTACCGACATAGATATTTTCTACAGTTCCCCCTTATTCATAATACTTTAACTTGacgaaaatattttgaattatttgaaaCAAATGCTGCTCTTTTAAAAAGCTTTTTGACTAAAAAAAGGAGATGTACATGAAAAGCAAAGACATTGATAagaaaaacaagcattctgagagtattgcataagcaatacacgtcccctaccggtttgtagaaatttgtgaaaacaatgcactgttatgcagaatatcattcttaccATCTTCTGTACCCCggatcaacagaccaacccgataacgaacccgattgtaattatacagaaaatcctttttatttaattattcccCGGTTGGGGACTAAAAACTACACATCGACTACTATCTTGGCTTAAAGGagcatgatcacgattttgggCCAAACTTATTTTTCCAATCTTAATGTTTGTAAAGCTTCAGTAAAGCATAttcaataggcaaccaaaatttgagtgccaTTCGTTGAAATTTAAGCAAGTTTCGGAACTAataattctttgctatgtaaacctagcatttgtttacattttgaatgttgaaataaaaattctaattttatacataaaatggATGTGTtaaattgtgagctctgtatcttctttttaacttaccgactgactctcaaatttcatttgatcattagaaatgcattcctaaagcattgtaaatataaaaaaaacccataacaAATAGAACTTGACCCAAATTgtgaccatgctcctttaatgcattaattatgaataaatcAACCATCGTATGCATGCTGACCTTCTCTTGTTAACACACTTTAGAATGCTAttcttgatttaaaaatttgcaaacgCGATACGTTTTGTAAAAACAAGCCAATGTGGCGTTTcgagaaaattattatttcaataagATGGAATCATCAGCAATTGCATTAAATGGTACAGTAGATGTaagcaaaatattgaaaattgaccaTTGTTCTACAGGAGGGAAGGATTTCTCGTTCTCTAATAAAGAAAGGAATAATGTACAGACAACCGTGTAGAGACACGGGAAACAAAAAGGACCAATTCACTTACAGGGTAAGAAAAACTTTTATATGACAAGCAGTACTACATTGTAAAAAGGTTGATAGTTTCATGACTAGTTTAAGTGCTGGTcagcaataccatatatatTGTTTCGTTTCCCCAAATTTATAATCTAGATTTGGCATTTAGtaagtatatttacatgtaagagCATAAGTAATTCATTgggttttatctttaaaatatatatatatatatatataaatagtttttCAGTTAAGGGAATGgtggtttttatataaaactaaAGGAGTAAGGGAAGATCAcaatattgaaaattacaaaatcggaATTCATTGCATCTCcgtttaatcatttttttaaataatgatttgGTCACCTATCTTTTCAATATCAATTCTCTTTGGAAGTTTTAGGATGAGATATGTTAGACTAGCGATTAGGTAATTATTTGCTTTTTGTTTGCTAGAGATGATTTTTGATAACTGCAGCGTTCCATGGCTAAGTAAAATCAAAAGTTTTATGCAGTGCAAAAGTTAAGATATTGAATTCAATGTTGCTAGAATAGACAAACCTGATAAAAGATCGATGTCGAATATCAAAAAGTTTAATTAGAATTAGTGTTCAAACAATATACATATGTGGGCTAATAAAGAATTATTTAGCATGTAATATGTAACAGGTAAAATTAGGAGGGACTGAGTTGAATGGGATAGTTGATTCAGAAGAAGGATACCAACTTCGTCCTGTGTCTGGCTCCAATGTGTTCCTAATactaaaacaaaaacacaaaaacgaTGAAGACAAATGCTGTCATGTAGAGGTACATATTCAGATCATGTTAACTTTGAGAAGACAGGTTAATGTTTGTGTAATCCTAAATAATCACGAGaagtaaatatatgtatctTTTTACGTGAGACCATCGATGAAGCtcgatttttaaaatgtaaataaacttgtaCTTATATTAATGCTTAGCAAAGTGGGTAAAGCAacctttctctttctctctctctctttctctttctctctctttctctctctctctctctctctctctctctctctctctctctctctctctgataagTACTAAAACTTTACGCAATTAAAGAAGCAAGAAAACGCATATATGTTTT carries:
- the LOC128181212 gene encoding VWFA and cache domain-containing protein 1-like; its protein translation is MRGRFVLLYLFALNLAVLQNAQEFNGDTLSSELNKLADSIGWSFLQGEYNKLGYKETKIDGEKQVDEIAGKIGRRMIEVDNALKKLKEAVEEDQLSSADVPQDCCVDGDYQESIRFRTQVSEHHFCYSKPDYAEQKYPRFPSNNVLSAMKLNLDVKHLQFQYIANGSGLFINYPATKLTDCDTYDPRFRPFYVSTTTAVPRDVVVALDISNSMRGEKLNEARRAVLTVMETLSVKDNFGVVVFNDEAKTLDGCYENQLVPATSTTKKKFKDFLSSQSGDGGADFDAALRKAFMYFKANSSVERNSRDQILLFLTGGENIKGSPLETIRDENEALQNRVVIHTFGIGTEMGIAERELLKNMAEQKMNNNSYGYVKIGKPVFPENLKSLREAMGTYYDYFSVPISTHPTYTQPYKDFFTNEKIITGCLPFAINNAFSGVVCADILLSELVAEILYIKQEELSYAFIIDGDERTIVHPLLPDPRDVKATDQDINNIYNFETSGDVFQIIDSMKKSSKGQKNLVTSIIEGRGEKYLDGSTKITLKAVYYWTPIVAPGSNLSLCIVVEQNNTVADIDFTPQPSSGDFLYHRWDLNQWPAPFCRHFNRYATQAKCTVKLTPDAFTEAYSYTGVKETEVRVKQYKDYLSGDIFTNPGLKASAVKSIRLTYPIEKFWTTISRKEAPYLVWRYVATQNGVMRNYPGIRLTDDYDYKLRPWYHRTVAQKLLNVVSAPYEDAWGAGKVISLTKTVFTRGATHERKIEAILGTDLSIYYFNQLLEDKYPICANKTSYNCIVIDNSGFLVMHPHFIETKSLKGQVHIAYLEGRISRSLIKKGIMYRQPCRDTGNKKDQFTYRVKLGGTELNGIVDSEEGYQLRPVSGSNVFLILKQKHKNDEDKCCHVEYFRDPSSVQCGAGQCTCLCYTDLSFNECKNQYAIMGGFVPCNSQLPTLRSVSTPEEDLVSNLPTCFPTNCACRKTERECFRTSGCSWCTSDTHGNLVDGFCDLKELCPYQQCLKDECSGKCCGSECNSPSPPPEPGFYIGVSVGAGLFVIVLIIVVVLIIRKQRNRGTDDTYLDPTFDNQICKDKEDYNTMPNYYVADLSAHSEESINTNTS